A window of Babesia microti strain RI chromosome III, complete genome contains these coding sequences:
- a CDS encoding UTP24, FCF1, U3 small nucleolar RNA-associated protein 24 (overlaps_old_locusTagID:BBM_III00425) encodes MSISKKTRKFSKVKRLLNPKDERITLNAHSSATKKSKSNEMIKQVNPVSSYMFFSYNENLVPPYQVIVDTNFINSSIQNKLDLFRASSDCLLAKCNMCVTDCIIGELEKLGHRYRLALSLAKDPRVTRLTCCHKGTYADDCIVQRVTQHRCYIIGTNDKDLKCRIRKVPGVPIMYVSKHKYQIERLPNTIT; translated from the coding sequence ATGAGCATTTCCAAGAAGACTCGCAAATTTTCCAAAGTTAAGCGACTGCTTAACCCTAAAGATGAGCGCATAACACTCAATGCTCACAGCAGTGCCACTAAGAAGTCCAAAAGCAATGAAATGATTAAACAAGTTAATCCTGTGAGCAGCTATATGTTTTTTTCATACAACGAGAATCTTGTACCACCTTATCAGGTTATTGTCGAcacaaatttcatcaattcaTCCATCCAAAACAAGCTAGATCTGTTTCGTGCATCTTCTGATTGCCTACTGGCCAAGTGTAATATGTGCGTAACTGATTGCATCATTGGGGAACTAGAAAAGTTGGGCCACCGTTATCGCTTGGCCCTTAGTTTAGCTAAGGACCCGAGGGTTACTAGACTTACTTGTTGTCACAAAGGTACTTACGCTGACGATTGCATAGTGCAACGAGTTACTCAGCACAGATGCTATATCATTGGCACAAATGATAAAGATCTTAAGTGCCGTATACGTAAAGTGCCTGGCGTACCTATTATGTATGTTTCAAAacacaaatatcaaattgagAGATTGCCTAATACCATAAcctaa
- a CDS encoding conserved Plasmodium protein, unknown function (overlaps_old_locusTagID:BBM_III00440) produces MKFLHFFLIFSYLVTKAYTLHDWLLVTGFDPVTIQFDVLVKPIVQATIARGTKCTADGCTIITNLPKIVLINVTTNSFTLRLVDTHNVSSADGYQVNCTFLIAWIVLESGYFHESTHSDILYAGSIDLDFAKPTFSVTLDNSKLKLTPGNSAFSAILVAKDDEDISDLVNIYFSSQIYTQPHDLDTVSISFTSNATTKLSKTSKTAKLHYFLVNTYKLQKTSIGRDKNTSDFYVRKIFLKDGMTMPLEWAYPEPLLLPCQSITDPTDNPVSTITAKMDFQWIARTNESKIFEFYIIQKSPALSGDELLSKNIYFLILNMTKPPPLLKLDILPLNMGFYDTKNVYKSFSAPQVVYTWLSGIGNKYCLLAHAIEPNSDVDCHALCNFYASNPKYCHRYGTGMEIDTVETYNRFATNNMSDCIEKFLIPLCKFPNVRDLSDDNMMESEYPLEDQQPTLLKNVEPSAFACRGSAPGGDYVVCRMSQLKDKWFYSSYQVCKYYLEHKGEHWTSSVVSIAASDDDTSAGGGAKYYVTYEICKVVVNASNFLKCHELGNKNCPKLPDLQFYPIENQKMHSNYILYSFCCPNRSSTKSNIKPSNDTIPDGVILSDERHAQGLASMPDIYHSPKDKDNTGAKLHDSIMNDVKQSQIQNNTILSAKHQTSISIDISNTLSGGILYVPIYGSEVAPTYIKETCIYSEWEEWSACELPCQLKNKVVNRRRRRTLLQGIGTKCHTIETEPCQDIPDCSSMCLMSEWSEWSKCKVDKENGLSYSVRHILYDSDKCKDQTLELWRSCKDADLDEYTTKDSYDLNLAINELEFAGNMDKEYDITNDYKMAVSSTWSGCTQPCDNRNNRGVNISLKDSERSTNTINTRSCTEKFPPCAFDEVINCEEIRPVLPGLTKQSCISGCRTILSNCKTDHLKCYAFAELGSKQDKNFFNNCRLNDELEKKIAQVKNLQYNKCYISRASYLVDENSWIDARYNACNCYEEGAVPCDEQDVFLSLEDLPEDMMASSVCPVEALAPSEMNTSDMVSFGHNKAAYCPLEYMRKGTVTFGSISYETLRNFCEYGAGYMNLKNSPRYSLFEYQCPYATTLGNRLDPAVTTSDCIAECNKYYTECKNEITTLSTCLIHSLRSLSKEFNKYKCHLSEIYPLDCDMAYSSSAELSDDSHICPAICKYNKRRCEVKIFENDYNNYKRCLKEKLKTSEMFNNNCMFKPMGRMPGSGFVLCKFPPVDCKYSEWSEWSKCTAPCNRIDNVATRKRMRTLIHPASNYGKPCNSYDSLGTIDIEICKHLPPCQSDKWILPVTVESNPLILDFVDNRDDEQNHEIEWVKEAFEVYPKLKHSSEVKSCKLYKSEKTEGCGCPRGYSPCSLGESIKSPDLITSIKNLCSVNPLAFISFEDDVDVYYYLCNVDMVYAEDELDMDIKRCDSIDSFQYSSCMGNGKLFKPFNFIQFFILGAFASFTYILISALLTNVPKFSHSKQKTD; encoded by the exons ATGAAATTTCTGcatttttttttaatttttagctACCTAGTGACTAAAGCCTACACATTACACGACTGGTTGCTCGTAACCGGGTTTGATCCTGTGACAATTCAGTTTGATGTCCTAGTCAAACCCATTGTCCAGGCCACTATAGCTCGTGGCACCAAATGTACAGCAGATGGATGTACAATTATCACTAACCTCCCAAAAATTGTACTCATAAATGttacaacaaattcattcaCTCTACGCCTAGTGGACACACATAATGTTTCATCGGCTGATGGATACCAGGTGAATTGCACCTTTCTTATCGCATGGATTGTTCTAGAATCTGGATATTTTCATGAATCCACACACTCTGACATACTTTACGCTGGCTCTATCGACTTAGACTTCGCCAAACCTACATTCTCAGTTACCCTTGACAATAGTAAATTAAAGCTGACTCCGGGGAACTCAGCCTTTTCAGCCATATTAGTGGCCAAGGATGATGAAGACATCTCCGACCtggttaatatatatttctCTTCACAGATTTACACCCAGCCTCACGATCTAGACACAGTATCTATTTCATTCACTAGCAATGCAACTACCAAATTGTCTAAAACTTCAAAGACCGCCAAACTGCACTACTTTTTGGTGAACACATACAAGCTGCAAAAGACTTCCATTGGCAGGGACAAAAATACGTCCGATTTTTACGTAAGAAAAATTTTCCTCAAGGACGGGATGACCATGCCCCTGGAATGGGCCTACCCTGAACCCTTGTTGCTACCCTGCCAATCAATTACAGATCCAACTGATAACCCGGTTTCTACCATAACAGCTAAAATGGACTTCCAATGGATAGCCCGAACCAACGAAAGCAAGATATTCGAGTTTTATATCATTCAGAAGTCCCCGGCATTGAGTGGAGATGAGCTGTTATCTAAAAACATCTATTTCCTGATCCTTAACATGACTAAACCTCCACCTCTACTAAAACTAGATATATTACCCCTAAATATGGGTTTCTACGATACCAAAAATGTCTACAAATCCTTCTCTGCGCCTCAGGTTGTTTACACCTGGCTGTCTGGTATAGGTAACAAATACTGTTTATTGGCACATGCTATTGAACCTAATTCCGATGTTGATTGCCATGCACTATGCAATTTTTATGCTTCCAATCCCAAATATTGCCATCGTTACGGTACTGGAATGGAAATTGACACAGTTGAAACATACAATAGATTTGCCACTAATAACATGAGTGATTGTATCGAAAAATTCCTAATTCCCTTGTGCAAATTTCCTAATGTGCGCGATTTAAGCGATGATAATATGATGGAATCTGAGTATCCCCTTGAAGACCAACAACCCACTCTGTTGAAAAACGTCGAGCCTTCCGCCTTTGCTTGCAGAGGCTCCGCTCCTGGCGGAGATTATGTCGTATGTCGGATGTCACAGCTCAAAGATAAATGGTTCTACTCATCGTACCAGGTATGCAAATATTACTTGGAACATAAGGGCGAGCATTGGACCAGTAGCGTAGTATCAATAGCTGCAAGTGACGATGACACTAGTGCCGGCGGTGGCGCCAAATACTACGTAACATATGAAATATGTAAGGTAGTTGTCAATGCtagcaattttttaaagtgCCATGAGTTGggcaataaaaattgccCCAAGTTACCAGATCTGCAGTTCTACCCGATCGAGAACCAGAAGATGCACTCCAATTACATCCTTTACTCATTTTGCTGCCCCAATCGATCCTCAACGAAATCTAACATTAAACCTTCAAATGACACCATCCCTGATGGTGTCATTCTTTCGGATGAGAGACATGCTCAAGGCCTAGCTTCGATGCCCGATATATACCATTCACCTAAAGACAAAGATAACACTGGCGCAAAGCTGCATGATAGCATCATGAATGATGTAAAACAATCACAAATACAAAACAACACAATTCTTTCGGCCAAACACCAGACGAGTATTTCCATTGACATATCTAATACACTTAGCGGGGGCATATTGTACGTGCCGATTTATGGCTCTGAAGTAGCTCCCACATACATAAAAGAAACTTGCATATACAGTGAGTGGGAAGAATGGAGCGCTTGTGAATTACCTTGTCAGCTGAAAAACAAAGTTGTTAATCGCCGCCGTAGACGTACATTGCTCCAAGGCATTGGTACAAAATGCCATACCATCGAAACAGAACCTTGCCAAGACATACCGGACTGTTCGAGTATGTGCCTAATGAGCGAATGGTCCGAATGGTCCAAGTGCAAAGTTGATAAGGAAAATGGATTATCCTATTCTGTCCGTCACATTCTCTACGACTCTGATAAGTGCAAAGATCAAACATTAGAGTTGTGGCGTAGCTGCAAGGATGCGGACCTAGATGAATATACCACCAAAGATAGTTATGACCTCAATTTGGCCATTAATGAACTTGAATTCGCCGGAAATATGGATAAGGAATATGACATTACAAATGACTACAAAATGGCAGTGTCAAGCACTTGGTCTGGATGCACTCAACCCTGCGACAATAGAAACAACAGGGGCGTCAATATCAGTCTCAAGGACAGCGAGCGTTCTACCAATACCATAAATACCCGATCTTGCACTGAAAAGTTCCCTCCATGTGCATTTGATgaagtgataaattgtgAAGAAATAAGACCTGTCCTACCTGGTCTCACCAAACAATCATGCATCTCCGGATGCAGAACAATACTTTCCAATTGCAAAACGGACCATTTGAAGTGCTATGCCTTCGCAGAGTTGGGGAGTAAACAAGACAAAAATTTCTTCAACAACTGCCGTttaaatgatgaattggaGAAGAAGATTGCCCAAGTTAAGAACCTCCAGTACAATAAGTGCTACATTAGCCGCGCAAGCTATCTGGTGGATGAAAATAGTTGGATTGATGCAAGATATAACGCTTGTAATTGCTATGAGGAGGGTGCCGTGCCTTGTGATGAACAGGATGTGTTTTTGTCGCTGGAGGATCTCCCTGAAGACATGATGGCTTCCAGTGTATGCCCAGTGGAAGCGCTGGCCCCAAGTG AAATGAACACTTCCGACATGGTTTCTTTTGGCCACAACAAGGCTGCATATTGCCCACTCGAATACATGAGGAAAGGCACAGTGACTTTTGGCAGCATTTCATACGAAACGCTAAGAAACTTCTGCGAATACGGGGCGGGTTACATGAACTTAAAAAATTCACCTAGGTACAGCCTCTTCGAGTACCAGTGTCCCTATGCCACAACATTGGGAAATCGATTAGATCCGGCCGTTACTACAAGCGATTGTATAGCAGAGTGCAATAAATACTATACAGAATGTAAAAACGAAATTACCACATTGAGTACTTGTTTGATACATAGCTTGCGTTCATTGAGCAAAGAATTCAATAAGTATAAGTGCCACCTATCAGAAATCTATCCGCTGGATTGTGATATGGCATACTCTTCCAGTGCAGAGTTGAGTGACGATTCACATATCTGTCCCGCCATATGCAAATATAACAAGAGAAGGTGCGAagtcaaaatttttgagAATGATTACAATAACTACAAACGCTGCCTCAAAGAAAAACTAAAGACCAGCgaaatgtttaataataattgcatGTTTAAGCCCATGGGCCGTATGCCGGGTAGTGGATTTGTACTCTGCAAATTCCCACCCGTCGACTGCAAGTATTCAGAATGGAGTGAGTGGTCCAAATGTACTGCGCCTTGTAACAGAATAGACAACGTGGCCACAAGAAAGCGTATGCGGACTCTTATCCACCCTGCATCAAATTATGGTAAACCGTGCAATAGTTATGATTCATTGG gtaCCATTGACATCGAAATTTGCAAGCATTTGCCCCCGTGCCAATCGGACAAGTGGATATTACCGGTCACTGTGGAGTCCAACCCATTGATCCTCGACTTTGTGGACAACAGAGACGACGAGCAGAACCATGAAATTGAGTGGGTGAAGGAGGCATTTGAAGTTTACCCCAAGTTGAAGCATTCGTCCGAAGTCAAGTCttgcaaattatacaaatcaGAAAAG acCGAAGGTTGCGGATGCCCAAGAGGCTACTCCCCGTGTAGTTTGGGAGAGTCCATTAAATCCCCCGATCTGATTACCTCCATAAAAAACCTTTGTTCAGTCAACCCCTTAGCATTCATAAGTTTCGAAGACGACGTAGATGTTTATTACTATCTGTGCAACGTGGATATGGTGTATGCCGAAGATGAACTTGACATGGACATTAAACGTTGTGATTCAATAGATAGCTTCCAATACTCTAGTTGTATGGGAAATGGAAAGTTGTTCAAGCCTTTCAACTTTATACAATTCTTCATACTCGGGGCATTTGCCTCTTTCACGTA
- a CDS encoding hypothetical protein (overlaps_old_locusTagID:BBM_III00435) — MLRSADSDLYIYYVMEVVDCFGNDKAIFAGAASPEGRTKLIRIDNNRNICAKIDKPQQHVDPVGPDSKNEESNDGCENVCNILSQSIFNTSQISSNRMGTSYKPGFFC, encoded by the coding sequence ATGCTCAGAAGTGCAGATAGTGACCTGTATATCTACTACGTCATGGAAGTTGTGGATTGTTTTGGAAATGACAAGGCAATATTTGCTGGTGCTGCATCGCCAGAAGGACGTACTAAACTTATAAGAATTGACAATAACAGAAATATatgtgcaaaaattgataaaccACAACAACACGTAGACCCTGTGGGCCCAGATAGTAAAAACGAAGAGAGCAACGATGGGTGTGAAAATGTGTGCAACATATTGTCACAgagtatatttaatacatcACAAATTAGTAGTAACAGGATGGGTACAAGCTATAAGCCCGGATTCTTCTGCTAA
- a CDS encoding Receptor homology region transmembrane domain-and RING domain-containing protein 5 (overlaps_old_locusTagID:BBM_III00440), with amino-acid sequence MSLIARSDAVIDVPNYHTPTGATATNFSRSNSLDPQLSNNHLHTNNLHINTSGYRLPYDAYNRNSAREGTPIRHQQRTIYSERQSRAEEPLNHIERTLADYWKRRISHESPTHRSTCQSQQSRTSSICSVNLTQEYAINGSRQQTYNLRQVEQDALRGNLIYTSNGMFNTSSPTTTEYRQLNRSNCHLQPQQTHNSINGQTVQEIHNGYTVYPTYDNPNGSFHNVAVQNVNHDVPRILNVSTTSYTSNAPSFHNLNFATNSNAPTHVYINNYPTQSNVLYHANVESVSTQGNYPLMLPLDQIYGRISNQQQLNSNNSSENGTPRHILETFPTSIFDGKNSSDGKCCICCQDYDIGEELRRLPCLHDYHVGCVDEWLAKSTLCPLCKMNFTQ; translated from the coding sequence ATGAGTCTAATCGCTAGATCTGACGCCGTTATAGATGTACCAAACTACCATACGCCAACTGGAGCCACCGCTACTAATTTTTCTAGGTCAAATTCATTAGATCCCCAACTttcaaataatcatttacatACTAATAATCTACACATAAATACTAGCGGCTACCGCTTGCCCTACGATGCGTACAATAGAAATAGCGCTAGGGAAGGTACGCCAATAAGACATCAGCAACGAACAATCTACTCTGAAAGACAATCAAGGGCAGAAGAACCTTTAAATCACATAGAGCGGACTTTGGCCGATTACTGGAAGAGAAGGATTTCACACGAATCACCAACACATCGCTCAACTTGCCAATCGCAGCAATCGAGAACTAGTTCAATATGTTCTGTAAATTTGACACAAGAATATGCCATTAATGGAAGTCGTCAACAAACATACAACTTGAGACAAGTGGAACAAGATGCATTACGGGGGAATCTTATTTATACTTCCAACGGTATGTTTAATACAAGCTCACCCACAACGACAGAATATAGACAATTAAACAGATCAAACTGTCATCTTCAACCGCAGCAGACTCATAACAGCATTAATGGTCAAACTGTGCAGGAGATCCATAACGGTTATACCGTATACCCCACTTATGACAATCCTAATGGCTCCTTCCACAATGTGGCAGTTCAAAATGTGAATCATGATGTTCCTAGAATTTTAAATGTGAGCACGACTAGCTACACTTCAAATGCACCCTCCTTCCACAATTTAAACTTTGCAACTAACTCCAATGCGCCTACAcatgtatatatcaataattaccCAACACAATCCAATGTATTATACCATGCGAACGTAGAATCCGTTAGCACACAGGGCAACTACCCGTTAATGCTACCGCTTGACCAGATATACGGTCGAATTTCCAACCAACAACAATTGAACAGTAATAACAGCTCGGAAAATGGGACACCCAGACACATATTAGAGACATTTCCTACGAGCATATTTGATGGGAAAAACTCTAGCGATGGAAAGTGTTGCATTTGTTGTCAGGACTATGATATCGGAGAGGAACTGCGTCGCCTTCCATGCTTACATGATTACCACGTCGGGTGTGTGGATGAGTGGCTGGCCAAGAGCACGTTGTGCCCACTGTGTAAGATGAACTTTACACAATGA
- a CDS encoding histone H2A (overlaps_old_locusTagID:BBM_III00420) gives MDAGGKVGGKVGGKIGGKGKSGSGKGKRAPLSRAARAGLQFPVGRVHRMLKSRIPSDGRVGSTAAVYASAILEYLTAEVLELAGNASKDLKVKRITPRHLQLAIRGDEELDTLIKATIAGGGVIPHIHKALVNKGQLPGPIGKKGKRLV, from the exons ATGGACGCAGGTGGTAAAGTTGGTGGTAAAGTTGGTGGTAAAATTGGTGGTAAGGGCAAATCAG GCTCTGGTAAAGGTAAAAGGGCACCTTTAAGTCGTGCTGCTCGTGCAGGTTTGCAATTTCCGGTTGGGAGGGTTCACAGAATGCTCAAGAGCAGAATTCCATCTGATGGTCGTGTAGGGTCAACTGCTGCAGTTTACGCCTCTGCTATCCTCGAATATTTGACCGCTGAAGTACTTGAACTTGCAGGCAATGCATCGAAGGACCTGAAGGTAAAGCGTATTACCCCCCGCCATTTGCAATTGGCCATCCGCGGTGATGAAGAACTTGATACTCTCATAAAGGCTACGATTGCTGGCGGTGGCGTCATTCCTCACATACACAAGGCTTTGGTCAATAAAGGTCAATTACCGGGTCCCATTGGCAAGAAGGGCAAGAGGCTTGTTTGA
- a CDS encoding ATP-dependent RNA helicase DDX6/DHH1 (overlaps_old_locusTagID:BBM_III00430), which produces MSSQASTTSQQKAKSLQNKILKRQNHKNNVNAAATYASTATATTANNDSLVSSDEEVMDSEWKRNLLEKNIDPRPKTEDVTKTRGTEFEDYFLKRELLMGIFEKGMERPSPIQEETIPIALTGKNILARAKNGTGKTAAFCIPILERVNLTARHIQSLILVPARELALQTSAVIKELGKHLNVQCMVSTGGTSLKDDIMRLYNPVQILVGTPGRVLDLTNKGVVDLNKCGTVVMDEADKLLSVEFLPIIEQLLNYLPKERQLMLFSATFPVMVEDFKNKHLPGAHEINLMEELTLKGITQYYAFLEERQKVHCLNTLFGRLQINQTIVFCNSVTRVELLAKKITELGFSCFYIHSKMQQLHRNRVFHDFKNGACRCLVSSDLFTRGIDIRFVNVVINFDFPKRSATYLHRIGRSGRFGHYGLAISLITNADKEFLYKIESELGTEIQPIPHKIDPSLYS; this is translated from the exons ATGAGCAGCCAAGCATCCACTACTTCACAGCAGAAGGCCAAAAGCCTACAAAATAAGATACTAAAAAGACAAAACCATAAGAATAATGTAAACGCAGCGGCTACTTACGCTTCAACGGCTACAGCCACAACTGCTAATAACGATTCCCTGGTTTCCTCTGACGAGGAAGTTATGGATTCCGAATGGAAGAGGAATCTGCtagaaaaaaatattgatcCAAGACCCAAAACTGAG gatgTTACCAAAACCCGAGGCACTGAATTTGAAGACTACTTTTTGAAGCGTGAGCTTCTAATGGGCATTTTTGAAAAAGGCATGGAACGGCCATCTCCCATACAAGAGGAGACTATTCCTATCGCGTTGActggtaaaaatattttggcTAGGGCAAAGAATGGCACGG GAAAAACTGCAGCCTTTTGTATCCCAATATTGGAACGTGTTAATTTAACTGCTAGGCACATACAAAGCCTAATTCTTGTACCGGCTAGAGAACTTGCCTTGCAAACTTCAGCTGTGATTAAGGAACTGGGGAAACACTTAAATGTTCAATGTATGGTATCCACTGGTGGTACATCTTTGAAAGATGATATTATGCGCTTATATAACCCTGTGCAAATTCTAGTTGGGACGCCTGGACGAGTTCTTGATCTTACGAATAAGGGTGTGGTTGATTTAAACAAGTGTGGCACCGTTGTTATGGACGAGGCAGATAAGCTGCTATCGGTGGAATTTTTACCCATAATTGAACaactattaaattatttaccaaaAGAACGGCaattaatgttattttcTGCCACATTCCCCGTGATGGTGGAggatttcaaaaataaacatttaCCAGGGGCTCATGAAATTAACCTAATGGAAGAGCTCACGCTAAAGGGCATAACCCAATATTATGCATTTCTAGAAGAACGACAAAAGGTGCACTGTCTCAACACTTTATTTGGCCGTCTCCAAATAAACCAGACCATCGTATTCTGCAACAGTGTAACCAGGGTTGAGTTGCTTGCTAAAAAGATAACAGAACTCGGTTTCTCTTGCTTCTACATACACTCTAAGATGCAACAATTGCATAGAAACAGGGTTTTTCACGACTTTAAAAATGGTGCCTGCCGTTGTCTCGTATCTTCAG ACCTATTTACCAGAGGGATTGATATTAGGTTTGTTAACGTGGTTATCAATTTTGACTTTCCCAAGAGATCAGCTACTTATTTACATCGTATTGGCAGGTCAGGTAGATTTGGACATTACGGATTGGCGATAAGTTTGATTACAAATGCCGATAaggaatttttatataaaattgaatcaGAGTTGGGGACGGAGATTCAGCCGATTCCGCACAAGATAGATCCCTCGCTCTACTCTTAA